One genomic segment of Mangifera indica cultivar Alphonso chromosome 6, CATAS_Mindica_2.1, whole genome shotgun sequence includes these proteins:
- the LOC123218467 gene encoding cinnamoyl-CoA reductase 1-like isoform X2 — MPVDASPVSGQTVCVTGAGGFIASWMVKLLLERGYYVKGTVRNPDDPKNRHLRELEGAKERLTLCKADLLDYESLKEAINECDGVFHSASPVTDDPEQMVEPAVVGTKNVILAAAEAKVRRVVFTSSIGAVYMDPNRSPDVIVDESCWSDLEFCKNTKNWYCYGKAVAEQAAWAEAKERGVDLVVVNPVLVLGPLLQPTINASIIHILKYLTGSAKTYANSVQAYVHVRDVALAHILVYENPAAAGRYLCAESVLHRGDVVEILSKFFPEYPIPTSFRLERLTMMLKGQLSIGNVYA, encoded by the exons ATGCCAGTTGACGCCTCTCCAGTTTCCGGCCAAACTGTTTGTGTCACCGGCGCTGGTGGCTTCATAGCTTCATGGATGGTTAAGCTCCTCCTCGAAAGAGGCTATTATGTCAAAGGAACCGTGAGAAATCCTG aTGATCCGAAGAATCGCCATTTGAGGGAGCTTGAAGGAGCAAAGGAAAGATTGACTCTATGCAAAGCTGATCTTCTTGATTATGAGAGTCTTAAAGAAGCCATTAATGAATGCGATGGAGTTTTTCATTCTGCTTCGCCTGTGACAGATGATCCA gaacaaatggtggagCCAGCGGTGGTTGGAACTAAGAATGTTATTCTTGCAGCGGCCGAGGCAAAAGTCCGGCGTGTGGTCTTCACGTCGTCGATTGGTGCTGTCTACATGGACCCCAATCGGAGCCCTGATGTCATCGTAGACGAGTCTTGTTGGAGCGACCTTGAATTTTGCAAGAACACGAaa AACTGGTACTGCTACGGAAAAGCAGTGGCAGAGCAGGCGGCGTGGGCGGAGGCGAAGGAGAGAGGGGTGGACTTGGTGGTGGTGAACCCGGTGCTGGTGCTAGGACCACTGCTGCAACCAACAATCAATGCTAGCATTATTCACATCCTCAAGTATTTAACTGGCTCCGCAAAGACTTACGCTAATTCTGTTCAGGCCTACGTGCACGTTAGGGATGTAGCACTAGCCCACATTCTTGTTTACGAGAATCCGGCTGCCGCTGGCCGGTACCTCTGTGCCGAAAGCGTGCTCCACCGCGGCGACGTGGTGGAGATTCTTTCCAAGTTCTTCCCTGAATACCCCATCCCCACCAG TTTTCGTCTGGAGAGGTTGACGATGATGCTAAAAGGCCAACTTTCAATTGGAAATGTTTATGCGTAA
- the LOC123218562 gene encoding cinnamoyl-CoA reductase 1-like — translation MPAVNSSPVSGQTVCVTGAGGFIASWIVKLLLEKGYTVKGTVRNPDDPKNDHLRELEGAKERLILCRADLLDYEGLKEAIKGCDGVFHTASPVSTSDVPDNVEPAVVGTKNVIIAAAEAKVRRLVFTSTIGAVYMNPNRSPDVIVDDSCWSDLDYCKNTNNWYCYGKTVAEQVAWEETKKRGVDLVVVNPSLVLGPLLQPTINASIIHILKYLTGSAKTYANSVQAYVHVKDVALAHILVYETPAAAGRYLCAESIFHRGEVVEILAKFFPEYPVPTKCSDVKNPRVKPYKFSNKKLRDLGLEFTPAKQCLYDAVKSLQEKGHLPIPSRD, via the exons ATGCCAGCCGTTAATAGCTCTCCGGTTTCAGGCCAAACTGTCTGTGTCACCGGCGCCGGTGGTTTCATTGCTTCTTGGATTGTTAAGCTTCTCCTTGAAAAAGGGTACACTGTCAAAGGAACTGTCAGGAATCCtg ATGACCCGAAGAATGATCATTTGAGGGAGCTCGAAGGAGCAAAGGAAAGATTGATTTTATGCAGGGCCGATCTTCTCGACTATGAAGGACTTAAAGAAGCCATTAAAGGGTGTGATGGTGTTTTCCATACTGCTTCACCTGTCAGTACCTCAGACGTTCCA GATAATGTGGAGCCGGCTGTGGTTGGAACAAAGAACGTGATTATCGCAGCTGCCGAGGCTAAAGTCCGCCGTCTGGTGTTCACATCCACGATTGGTGCTGTCTACATGAACCCCAATCGAAGCCCTGATGTCATAGTCGATGATTCCTGCTGGAGCGATCTTGACTACTGCAAAAACACAAac AATTGGTATTGCTATGGAAAAACCGTGGCGGAGCAGGTGGCCTGGGAGGAGACAAAGAAGAGAGGGGTGGATTTGGTGGTGGTGAATCCATCGCTGGTGCTTGGGCCGTTGTTGCAACCAACAATCAATGCTAGCATAATTCACATTCTCAAGTATTTAACTGGGTCTGCGAAGACTTATGCTAATTCCGTTCAGGCATATGTGCACGTTAAGGATGTAGCACTTGCCCACATTCTTGTTTACGAAACTCCGGCAGCCGCCGGCCGATACCTCTGTGCCGAAAGCATATTTCATCGCGGCGAAGTCGTGGAAATTCTGGCCAAGTTCTTCCCTGAATATCCCGTCCCGACCAA GTGTTCAGATGTGAAGAACCCAAGAGTGAAACCCTACAAGTTCTCAAACAAAAAGCTGAGGGATTTAGGATTGGAGTTTACACCGGCGAAGCAATGTCTGTACGATGCCGTTAAGAGCCTCCAAGAGAAGGGTCACCTTCCTATCCCTTCAAGAGATTAG
- the LOC123218467 gene encoding cinnamoyl-CoA reductase 1-like isoform X1 — translation MPVDASPVSGQTVCVTGAGGFIASWMVKLLLERGYYVKGTVRNPDDPKNRHLRELEGAKERLTLCKADLLDYESLKEAINECDGVFHSASPVTDDPEQMVEPAVVGTKNVILAAAEAKVRRVVFTSSIGAVYMDPNRSPDVIVDESCWSDLEFCKNTKNWYCYGKAVAEQAAWAEAKERGVDLVVVNPVLVLGPLLQPTINASIIHILKYLTGSAKTYANSVQAYVHVRDVALAHILVYENPAAAGRYLCAESVLHRGDVVEILSKFFPEYPIPTRCSDEENPRAKPYRFSNEKLKELGLEFTPVKQCLYDTVKSLQEKGHLPMPTHQQKNSLRVQSLI, via the exons ATGCCAGTTGACGCCTCTCCAGTTTCCGGCCAAACTGTTTGTGTCACCGGCGCTGGTGGCTTCATAGCTTCATGGATGGTTAAGCTCCTCCTCGAAAGAGGCTATTATGTCAAAGGAACCGTGAGAAATCCTG aTGATCCGAAGAATCGCCATTTGAGGGAGCTTGAAGGAGCAAAGGAAAGATTGACTCTATGCAAAGCTGATCTTCTTGATTATGAGAGTCTTAAAGAAGCCATTAATGAATGCGATGGAGTTTTTCATTCTGCTTCGCCTGTGACAGATGATCCA gaacaaatggtggagCCAGCGGTGGTTGGAACTAAGAATGTTATTCTTGCAGCGGCCGAGGCAAAAGTCCGGCGTGTGGTCTTCACGTCGTCGATTGGTGCTGTCTACATGGACCCCAATCGGAGCCCTGATGTCATCGTAGACGAGTCTTGTTGGAGCGACCTTGAATTTTGCAAGAACACGAaa AACTGGTACTGCTACGGAAAAGCAGTGGCAGAGCAGGCGGCGTGGGCGGAGGCGAAGGAGAGAGGGGTGGACTTGGTGGTGGTGAACCCGGTGCTGGTGCTAGGACCACTGCTGCAACCAACAATCAATGCTAGCATTATTCACATCCTCAAGTATTTAACTGGCTCCGCAAAGACTTACGCTAATTCTGTTCAGGCCTACGTGCACGTTAGGGATGTAGCACTAGCCCACATTCTTGTTTACGAGAATCCGGCTGCCGCTGGCCGGTACCTCTGTGCCGAAAGCGTGCTCCACCGCGGCGACGTGGTGGAGATTCTTTCCAAGTTCTTCCCTGAATACCCCATCCCCACCAG GTGTTCAGATGAGGAGAACCCAAGAGCAAAACCCTACAGGTTCTCCAACGAAAAGCTCAAGGAGCTAGGGTTGGAGTTTACACCAGTGAAGCAGTGTCTATACGACACCGTTAAGAGCCTGCAAGAGAAGGGTCATCTTCCTATGCCTACACACCAACAAAAGAACTCGCTTAGAGTTCAATCTCTTATATAA